In Tachyglossus aculeatus isolate mTacAcu1 chromosome 10, mTacAcu1.pri, whole genome shotgun sequence, the following proteins share a genomic window:
- the HOXC13 gene encoding homeobox protein Hox-C13, with product MTTSLLLHPRWPESLMYVYEDNSAESSAGPGGGGGGGGGGGGGGGGGSGGGGGISPSKTPLMDGLGGSCSSGHCRDLLSHPVLGRPPAPLGGHQGPVYTDITAPEAARQCPPPSAPPTSSSAGLGYGYPFGGSYYGCRLSHNVNLQQKPCAYHPGDKFQEPSGPLAGEELSCRAKEFAFYPSFASSYQAVPGYLDVSVVPGISGHPEPRHDALIPVEGYQHWALSNSWDSQVYCSKEQSQSAHLWKSPFPDVVPLQPEGSSYRRGRKKRVPYTKIQLKELEKEYAASKFITKEKRRRISATTNLSERQVTIWFQNRRVKEKKVVSKSKAPHLHAT from the exons ATGACGACTTCGCTGCTCCTCCACCCGCGGTGGCCGGAGAGCCTCATGTACGTCTATGAGGACAACTCGGCGGAGAGCAGCGCCGGaccgggaggcggcggcggcggcggcggaggaggaggaggaggaggaggaggaggaagcggaggaggaggcggaatcAGCCCCAGCAAAACCCCCCTCATGGACGGGCTGGGCGGCAGCTGCTCCTCCGGCCACTGCCGGGACCTGCTCTCCCACCCGGTGCtgggccgccccccggccccgctggGCGGCCACCAGGGCCCCGTCTACACGGACATCACGGCCCCGGAGGCGGCCCGCCAGTGCCCGCCCCCGTCGGCGCCCCCCACGTCTTCCAGCGCCGGCCTGGGCTACGGCTACCCCTTCGGGGGCAGCTACTACGGCTGCCGCTTATCGCACAATGTGAATCTGCAGCAGAAGCCGTGCGCCTATCACCCGGGAGACAAATTCCAGGAGCCGTCGGGACCCCTGGCGGGCGAGGAGCTGTCCTGCCGGGCGAAGGAGTTCGCCTTCTACCCGAGCTTTGCCAGCTCCTACCAGGCCGTGCCCGGTTACTTGGACGTGTCTGTGGTGCCCGGCATCAGCGGGCACCCAGAGCCGCGCCACGACGCCCTGATCCCGGTGGAGGGCTATCagcactgggctctttccaacagCTGGGATAGTCAGGTGTACTGCTCCAAAGAGCAGAGTCAGTCCGCTCACCTCTGGAAATCGCCGTTCCCAG ATGTGGTCCCTCTGCAGCCCGAGGGGAGCAGCTACCGGCGGGGCCGGAAGAAACGTGTTCCCTATACCAAGATCCAACTGAAGGAGCTGGAGAAAGAATACGCGGCCAGCAAGTTCATCACCAAAGAAAAGAGGCGGCGGATCTCGGCGACCACGAACCTGTCGGAGCGCCAGGTCACCATCTGGTTCCAGAACCGACGCGTCAAAGAGAAGAAAGTGGTCAGTAAATCGAAAGCGCCTCACCTGCACGCCACCTGA
- the HOXC12 gene encoding homeobox protein Hox-C12, with the protein MGEHNLLNPGFVGPLVNIHTGDTFYFPNFRASGAQLPGLPSLPYPRRDNVCSLPWASGEPCNAYPQPYLGGPVSLSPPFGRTCELARVDDTKCYYRDACSEPGAGLKREERGRDTGLMTLEPSGPAAPTMAFAGGKYDYSTAAAAAAAVGPGVDGSAPHDPASCQSLESDSGSSLLNEGGKGGGGGGGGDAGALGSPINQGHGLSASGTPWYPLHTRSRKKRKPYSKLQLAELEGEFLVNEFITRQRRRELSDRLNLSDQQVKIWFQNRRMKKKRLLLREQALSFF; encoded by the exons ATGGGTGAACACAATCTCCTGAACCCCGGGTTCGTGGGGCCGCTGGTCAATATCCACACGGGCGACACCTTTTATTTCCCCAACTTCCGCGCCTCGGGGGCACAGTTGCCCGGGCTTCCTTCCCTGCCCTACCCGCGGCGGGACAATGTGTGTTCGCTGCCCTGGGCGTCAGGGGAGCCCTGCAATGCCTACCCGCAGCCCTACCTCGGCGGCCCCGTGTCGCTCAGCCCGCCCTTCGGCCGGACTTGCGAGCTGGCCCGAGTCGACGACACCAAGTGCTACTACCGCGACGCGTGCTCCGAGCCGGGGGCCGGGCTCAAGCGGGAGGAGCGGGGCCGGGACACGGGGCTGATGACCCTGGAGCCGTCGGGGCCCGCGGCCCCGACCATGGCCTTCGCCGGCGGCAAGTACGATTACAgcacggcagcggcggcggcggcggcggtggggccgggggtcgacggttcCGCCCCGCACGACCCCGCGTCCTGTCAGTCCCTCGAGTCCGACTCCGGCTCGTCTCTACTCAACGAAGGCGGCAAAggaggtggcggcggcggcggcggcgacgcgGGGGCCCTCGGGTCCCCCATCAACCAGGGCCACGGTCTCTCGGCCAGCG GCACTCCCTGGTACCCGCTTCACACGAGGTCGAGGAAGAAGCGCAAACCGTACTCGAAGCTGCAGCTGGCCGAGCTGGAAGGCGAATTTCTGGTGAACGAGTTTATAACGCGTCAGAGGAGACGGGAGCTCTCGGACCGATTGAACCTTAGTGATCAGCAAGTGAAGATCTGGTTTCAGAACCGCAGGATGAAAAAGAAAAGACTTCTCCTCCGAGAGCAAgccctctccttcttctag